TTTTCAATATTGTCATTAAAAAGTACTTTATCTACAAAATAAGGTTTTATATCCTGCTGAACTATTCTAATTATTTCTCTAGCTCCGTATTCCAGTGATACCCCTTTTTTAGACAGCCATCTATAACATTTATCTGTTACATTTATCTTTATATCTTTAGATAAAAGTTGTTTTTCAAACTGACCTACAACTTTTTTTGCAACTAAATATGCCATATTATCATTCATTGAATTAAAGTATATTATATCATCCAATCTATTTCTAAACTCTGGAGAAAATATTCTATTTACCTCTTCACTAATAGCATCTTTTTTTACAATTCTCTCTCCAAATCCCATAAGTGCTTTTCCCACAGATCTGGCACCGGCATTTGAAGTCATTATAATTGTAGTGTTTTTAAAATCGGTTTTCTTTCCTGTATTATCGGTAAGAGTTGCATAATCCATGATCTGAAGCAGTATATTCAATACATCTGGATGAGCCTTTTCTATTTCATCCAAAAGTAACACGCAATAAGGAGTTTTTCTTATAACATCTGTCAAAAGTCCTCCTTCTTCGTAGCCTACATATCCCGGTGGGGAGCCTACAAGCCTAGCTACTGTATGCTTTTCCTGATACTCACTCATATCAAATCTAATAAAAGGAATATTTAAAGCCTTTGCCAGCTGTTTACTTATCTCTGTCTTTCCCACCCCTGTAGGGCCCACAAATAAAAGACTTGCCACAGTTTTATTATCTTCATTAAAACCTGCTCTGGATCTTTTTATAGCCCTTACCAGAGAATCTATAGCTTCTTCTTGACCAAACACTTTTTCCTTAAGAACCTTATCTAAATTTTTTAACACCTTGGTTTCATCTTGGGATAATGTCTGCTCTGGTATTTTAGCCATGGCAGCTATAGTTTTTTCTATGTGTACTTTATCAATAACTATTTTTTTATCATCGCTGCTGTGAAGTCTTACATAGGCTCCTGTTTCATCTATTACGTCGATAGCCTTGTCTGGAAGGAATCTATCATTTATATATTTTACAGATAGGTCTACTGCAGATTTTAAAGCCTCTTCTTTATAAATTACATTATGAAATTTTTCATAATTCTCTTTTATACCTAAAAGTATGCTGTAGGTATCCTCTACACTAGGCTCTGGCACTTCTATTCTTTGAAATCTCCTAGCCAGTGCCCTATCTTTTTCAAATATCTTTTTATACTCATCATAGGTAGTTGAACCTATAAATTTAATCTTCCCACTGGTTAAAAAAGGCTTTAAAATATTTGCTGCATCTAAAGATCCTCCAGACACAGAACCTGCCCCTATTATAGTATGAATCTCATCTATATATACAATAGGTTTATCTTCCTTTTGAATTTTTTTAAGTGTATTTTTTATTCTATCTTCAAAATCTCCCCTATATTTGGTTCCTGCTAAAATAGACCCCATATCCAGAGAGTATATCTTACTATCTTTTAATAAATTAGGTACTTTATTTTCCACGATTAATTTTGCAAGACCTTCTGTAATGGCAGTTTTACCTACTCCTGGCTCTCCAACATGAATAGGATTATTTTTATTTCTCCTTGACAGCACCTGTATAGTCCTGTAGATTATATCCTCCCTTCCGATTAGTGGATCCATGTCTCCCATTTTAGCTTTTTGTGTAAGATCTACTGCAAAATCTCCTATATTTAAAACACTTTGTGTATCTTCTTCATCTACTAAGTATTTAGAATCTTCTTCAATGTTATAATCAAACATAGTTGCTGAAATTCCATGGGTTATATAATTTAATATGTCAATTCTCCTTATGCCCTGTTTCCTAAGAAAAAAACTGGCAAAACTCTGTTCCTCATCATATATGGATATAAAAATATCCCCCAGCTTTATCACTTCTTTTTCAGCAGCTAAAACATGTTCTCCTGCAGAAGTCAATATATTTTGAAGACCTATGGTTTCAAGAGGTTCTTTTTTTTCTGTAGTTTCTATATTATCATTGAAATACTGTAATAAATCTCTCTTGATATTCTTAACATTGCCTCCACAACTTTCTATTATATCTATTCCTTCTGGAAAAAATAACGCAGCATACAATACATGTTCAGGCGTAAAGTATTCATGTTTACAATACCTTGCTTCATTATAAGCTGCAGTTATAATTTCATTTACTATTTTATCTAGTTTCATAACAACTATTCCTCTTCCATACTAAATTTTAGTGGGAATCCACTATTTCTTGCCATACTGATAGCCTGCGCCGTTTTAGTAGCAGCTATATCATAAACATATATGCCAGCTATACCTATACCTTTTCTGTGAACATCGTACATTATTTGCACAGCCTCTACATCACTCTTTTTAAATATTTTCACTAAAACATTCACTACAAATTCCATGGTAGTATAGTCATCGTTGTATATAATAACCTTATACATAGGTGGTCTTTTAATTTCAACTTTTGAATTTTGTTTTAAAATAGTTTTTTGCGGCATCTCAAACAACCCCATAAGCTTTTAAAATATACTTATACTTAAAATCATTTTAACACACTTTAAATTTAAAGTGTATAATATTTAAATTTTCAAAGTAAAAGCACTGTACTAAAGTTCAATAAAAATTTTACTATGATAGTAACCTGAATTTATAAAGATAATTTCACCCTAAAATGCAAAAAATCCCATGAAGATGTTTTATTTATAGTAAGTAAAATGTAAAATAAAACAAATATGAGACTTTCACAAAAAAATTATTGACAAAACTA
This genomic interval from Clostridium kluyveri contains the following:
- a CDS encoding ATP-dependent Clp protease adaptor ClpS, coding for MPQKTILKQNSKVEIKRPPMYKVIIYNDDYTTMEFVVNVLVKIFKKSDVEAVQIMYDVHRKGIGIAGIYVYDIAATKTAQAISMARNSGFPLKFSMEEE
- the clpA gene encoding ATP-dependent Clp protease ATP-binding subunit ClpA — translated: MKLDKIVNEIITAAYNEARYCKHEYFTPEHVLYAALFFPEGIDIIESCGGNVKNIKRDLLQYFNDNIETTEKKEPLETIGLQNILTSAGEHVLAAEKEVIKLGDIFISIYDEEQSFASFFLRKQGIRRIDILNYITHGISATMFDYNIEEDSKYLVDEEDTQSVLNIGDFAVDLTQKAKMGDMDPLIGREDIIYRTIQVLSRRNKNNPIHVGEPGVGKTAITEGLAKLIVENKVPNLLKDSKIYSLDMGSILAGTKYRGDFEDRIKNTLKKIQKEDKPIVYIDEIHTIIGAGSVSGGSLDAANILKPFLTSGKIKFIGSTTYDEYKKIFEKDRALARRFQRIEVPEPSVEDTYSILLGIKENYEKFHNVIYKEEALKSAVDLSVKYINDRFLPDKAIDVIDETGAYVRLHSSDDKKIVIDKVHIEKTIAAMAKIPEQTLSQDETKVLKNLDKVLKEKVFGQEEAIDSLVRAIKRSRAGFNEDNKTVASLLFVGPTGVGKTEISKQLAKALNIPFIRFDMSEYQEKHTVARLVGSPPGYVGYEEGGLLTDVIRKTPYCVLLLDEIEKAHPDVLNILLQIMDYATLTDNTGKKTDFKNTTIIMTSNAGARSVGKALMGFGERIVKKDAISEEVNRIFSPEFRNRLDDIIYFNSMNDNMAYLVAKKVVGQFEKQLLSKDIKINVTDKCYRWLSKKGVSLEYGAREIIRIVQQDIKPYFVDKVLFNDNIENTISIIDVENDSIKIKSEEQ